Proteins co-encoded in one Kribbella solani genomic window:
- a CDS encoding tetratricopeptide repeat protein translates to MSQSNFSRPGAIDLSSLRKPAGAPAGAGAPGGAAPGDPAAAGAYVLNVSEPTFQSDVIERSLQVPVVVEFWSPRSQASVALGPMLAKLSTEYAGKFLLARIDIDANPQLAQAVGVQTIPLVIAVLRGQVVPLFQGPVGEPEARQFLDQLLTVAVANGITGRAEPVGAPAPTEEVEEDAPNPRYEKAENAVGAGDLDGAIAAYEELLKETPNDAEAKSGLARVQLVKRTQEVPADIRTRAADNPADVEAQLLVADVDLMGGHVDDAFARLISTVQTTAGDERNAVRLHLLELFEVVGADDERVIKARRRLMSALF, encoded by the coding sequence GTGAGCCAGTCCAACTTCTCCCGTCCCGGGGCGATCGACTTGTCGTCCCTGCGCAAGCCGGCCGGTGCACCCGCCGGCGCGGGCGCGCCAGGTGGTGCCGCGCCCGGTGACCCGGCGGCCGCCGGCGCGTACGTGCTGAACGTGTCCGAGCCGACCTTCCAGAGCGACGTGATCGAGCGTTCGCTGCAGGTCCCGGTCGTGGTCGAGTTCTGGTCGCCGCGATCGCAGGCGTCGGTCGCGCTCGGGCCGATGCTGGCCAAGCTGTCCACCGAGTACGCCGGGAAGTTCCTGCTGGCCCGGATCGACATCGACGCGAACCCGCAGCTGGCGCAGGCCGTCGGCGTGCAGACGATTCCGCTGGTGATCGCGGTGCTGCGCGGTCAGGTGGTCCCGCTGTTCCAGGGGCCGGTCGGCGAGCCGGAGGCCAGGCAGTTCCTGGACCAGCTGCTCACCGTCGCGGTCGCGAACGGCATCACCGGGCGCGCGGAGCCCGTCGGTGCGCCGGCGCCCACGGAGGAGGTCGAAGAGGACGCGCCGAACCCGCGGTACGAGAAGGCCGAGAACGCCGTCGGCGCGGGCGATCTCGACGGCGCGATCGCGGCGTACGAGGAACTGCTCAAGGAAACGCCGAACGACGCCGAGGCGAAGTCCGGGCTGGCCCGGGTGCAGCTGGTGAAGCGTACTCAGGAGGTGCCGGCGGACATCCGGACGCGGGCGGCGGACAACCCGGCCGACGTCGAGGCGCAGCTGCTGGTCGCCGACGTGGACCTGATGGGCGGGCACGTCGACGACGCGTTCGCGCGGCTGATCAGCACGGTCCAGACCACCGCGGGCGACGAGCGGAACGCGGTCCGGCTGCATCTGCTGGAGCTGTTCGAGGTCGTCGGCGCGGATGACGAGCGGGTGATCAAGGCGCGGCGGCGGTTGATGTCGGCGCTGTTCTGA
- a CDS encoding MurR/RpiR family transcriptional regulator, with product MSAAAETPPPSLEARIHGLLPVLSPAQTRIAAEVLRDPAAVAGSTIGQLAVRCGTSLPSVTRFCIALGLSGYAELRLTLAAESGRNSPGWVRGSGASVQPDDSLDDILQTLLRADSLALEDTVAALDVRELSRAVHAISDARRIDLYAVAGSASVAEDLRLRLHRIGRGASTWNDVHTALASSVLLGAGDVAVGISHSGETVEVVEPLTRAGLQGATTVAVTNYPRSPLAEIADVVLVTAARDITFRTGGLSGRHAQLIVLDALYLGVAQRDYTLAEQSFNATADAVAHHRTR from the coding sequence ATGAGCGCTGCTGCCGAGACCCCGCCGCCGAGTCTGGAGGCGCGAATCCACGGTCTGCTGCCGGTGCTGAGCCCGGCACAGACCCGGATCGCCGCCGAGGTACTGCGCGACCCGGCGGCGGTGGCGGGATCGACGATCGGTCAGCTCGCGGTCCGGTGCGGTACGTCGCTGCCGAGTGTCACGCGGTTCTGCATCGCGCTCGGGTTGTCCGGGTACGCCGAGCTGCGGCTGACGCTGGCGGCCGAGAGCGGCCGGAACAGTCCGGGCTGGGTACGGGGGAGCGGTGCCTCGGTGCAGCCGGACGACTCGCTGGACGACATCCTCCAGACGTTGTTGCGGGCCGATTCGCTCGCGTTGGAGGACACGGTCGCGGCGCTCGACGTACGCGAGCTGAGCCGTGCGGTGCACGCGATCTCCGACGCACGGCGGATCGATCTGTACGCGGTCGCGGGGTCGGCGTCCGTCGCGGAGGACCTGCGATTGCGGCTGCACCGGATCGGGCGCGGGGCGAGCACCTGGAACGACGTACACACCGCGCTGGCCAGCTCCGTGCTGCTCGGTGCCGGGGATGTGGCAGTCGGGATCTCGCACAGCGGCGAGACCGTCGAGGTGGTCGAACCGCTGACGCGAGCCGGGCTGCAGGGCGCGACGACTGTTGCCGTCACCAACTATCCACGCTCGCCGCTCGCGGAGATCGCTGATGTCGTACTGGTCACCGCGGCGCGGGACATCACGTTCCGTACCGGAGGACTGTCCGGCCGGCACGCCCAGCTGATCGTGCTCGACGCCCTGTACCTGGGCGTCGCCCAACGCGACTACACCCTCGCCGAACAGTCCTTCAACGCCACCGCCGACGCAGTAGCCCACCACCGAACCCGCTAG